A single region of the Lotus japonicus ecotype B-129 chromosome 4, LjGifu_v1.2 genome encodes:
- the LOC130712816 gene encoding uncharacterized protein LOC130712816, producing the protein MRIISSVKLVRGKKDSWCWIKEENGINTVSSAYEELMDFVNSDEDVVFRYLWASLASSNAIALGWRVLIDCIQTGTNLLRRNVAIDSSICPLCLQFEESTNHLFFSCLVLWQIWALVENWLGWSMVLSASAKEHLQQFVCVGSGSVRKGLLVVWLATVWHLWVGRNGKTFRGEDVQPIQIFEQIKLKAWLWLRAKHRNFRHAILECCFDLQDYLHVGTFSWSLVTGIFVGWLAAGWWNLLVSLSWIKLVGPVMLHWDGMFKVSKHFVMLAVQ; encoded by the exons ATGAGGATTATTTCTTCTGTAAAATTGGTGAGGGGAAAGAAAGATTCGTGGTGTTGGATAAAGGAAGAGAATGGGATCAATACTGTTAGTTCTGCTTATGAGGAACTTATGGATTTTGTCAATTCGGATGAGGATGTTGTGTTCAGATATTTGTGGGCATCCTTGGCTTCTTCGAACGCAATTGCTTTGGGATGGAGAGTTTTAATTGACTGTATTCAAACTGGAACAAATTTGTTGAGAAGGAATGTTGCTATTGATAGCTCTATTTGTCCCTTGTGCTTACAATTTGAGGAATCAACGAATCATCTTTTTTTCTCTTGCTTGGTCTTATGGCAGATTTGGGCTCTTGTGGAAAATTGGTTGGGTTGGTCCATGGTTCTCTCTGCTTCTGCTAAGGAGCACTTACAGCAATTTGTTTGTGTTGGTTCTGGTTCAGTCAGGAAGGGGCTCTTGGTGGTTTGGCTAGCAACTGTCTGGCATTTGTGGGTGGGCAGAAATGGCAAAACTTTTAGAGGGGAAGATGTCCAACCTATACAGATTTTTGAGCAGATCAAACTGAAAGCTTGGTTATGGCTAAGAGCAAAGCATAGAAATTTCCGTCATGCAATTTTAGAATG TTGTTTTGATTTGCAGGACTATTTGCATGTTGGAACATTTTCTTGGTCGCTTGTTACTGGTATTTTCGTTGGGTGGCTTGCTGCGGGTTGGTGGAATTTGTTGGTTTCTTTATCTTGGATTAAGCTCGTGGGTCCTGTAATGCTTCATTGGGATGGCATGTTCAAAGTTTCAAAGCATTTTGTCATGCTTGCTGTACAATGA